From Chaetodon auriga isolate fChaAug3 chromosome 10, fChaAug3.hap1, whole genome shotgun sequence, a single genomic window includes:
- the pdpn gene encoding podoplanin, which translates to MNVQLLLLMALVGPFCTFTHASPTVFPSQPDVWTTTIVADVTPDATHYPQDNHNVVTGPPPTDPVAAPEEVATQVTILAVPFSPALTTEEPIAETEAPTPAAATAPPPEPVNTDAPAVETRAPSEVTEADVQPKVTAVEPDEEVVVEGGNDEGLSSGQVVGIVIGALLAVVIVIAVVIAAVRRMGKYSP; encoded by the exons ATGAatgttcagctgctgctcctgatGGCCCTGGTTGGCCCTTTCTGCACCTTCACACATGCAA GCCCCACAGTTTTCCCAAGCCAGCCTGATGTATGGACCACTACGATCGTAGCAGACGTCACCCCTGATGCCACACACTATCCACAAGACAACCATAATGTTGTCACTGGTCCTCCTCCAACTGACCCAGTGGCAGCTCCTGAAGAAGTCGCAACACAAGTTACCATATTGGCGGTGCCTTTTTCCCCTGCGCTCACTACTGAGGAGCCCATCGCCGAGACAGAAGCCCctactcctgctgctgctactgctccACCACCAGAACCCGTTAACACTGACGCTCCTGCTGTGGAGACCAGAGCCCCCTCTGAGGTAACAGAGGCTGACGTCCAACCCAAGGTGACGGCAGTTGAGCCGGATGAAGAAGTGGTCGTTGAAGGAGGCAACGATG AGGGCCTTAGTTCTGGTCAGGTAGTCGGCATCGTGATTGGCGCTCTGTTGGCGGTGGTCATCGTCATCGCCGTGGTCATTGCCGCTGTGAGGAGGATGGGCAAATACTC CCCTTAA